The Manis javanica isolate MJ-LG chromosome 14, MJ_LKY, whole genome shotgun sequence genomic interval tgaaggtttcacattaaaaacaatgtCAACACACTTTTAAGTTGTTTTCTGAAATCTCTACATTTCGTGCTGCAGTGAACAGTCTTGTAATTAAATCTGTGCAAAAGTGAAGTGGAATGTATGGGTCAAAAGGGAtgtctgttttttaaactttaaatgtaTTGCCAATAGCCCTTCAGAGAGagtgtaccaatttacatttcagcCAAAGTGCATGCATGGCACCTCCCTGAATTCTTTCCCGCTGACTCTTTTTAATGGTCATTACTTGGAAAATTAGTGGCAGAAGGTATtagattcttattttatttaatttgcatttctttagccAGTGTTTTAATGTAGTAGTAACACGGTTCTACATGGTTGATATGTTAGTTTTGCATTGTTTATTCCTTACATATCACAAACATTTCTGCataagaaaatgatgaaaacaattttaatggctatcacaaaaattaaataaaaagtagaacATACCAGATACCACCAAGTCTAAGATGTCATCAATTTTAAGACccaccattattttatgtattactaagaaaaaaatgctgcCAGTTAAACTACAACATGCCACTGATTTTTAAGACACATCCCTAATTtagagaagttaaactgtgaaAAAGTGCTTTGGAATTGAAGAAAAAGTTAGATGAACACATATGTGCTTCATCTCTGTATGGGGAAGGGCTCTCTAAGCATAAATTCAAAAGTATCTACGGCttggcttcatcaaaattaaaagcttctgtCAAACATTAAACAAACAACAACTAAAAGCAAGTGAACAGAAAAATGGGACAACTATTGCCAAGGGTTAATAGCCTTAATAAAGACCAAAAGACCAAAAGATCATTGGAGAAAGAAGTAGAACTGACGATTATATGAGGGAATTAGCTATGAATGTAGAAAATTTATTCTTCCTCAGTAGTAATCAAGCAGATGCAAATAAAGATACGGTTTTTCTTAGTATTCAATTAGCAGATTAGAGGAAAGGAAATTTCAGTGCCAGGCAAACTGGGGGATATGGAACCCTTGCACACCACAGAGGGTTGTCAAGTTCTATAACCTTTATTATTAGTAGCCCTAAAACACTCGAATCCTTTCatgaataattttacttttagaaatCTACCCTAAGGAAATCTAATCTTTTTATGATGATTATGTATTACATTTACACTTATCAAAGAAAATCCCAGGCAATTTTGggaaaaataaggtaaaataaacattttagaagtGTGGCACATTGTTGGAAggtaacataatttttttttttacagggaaTAAGGGTTTTTCCCTCTGGGAGGTGGCTTTCTGATGGCTTGGAGAGAGTATCAAGACCAAGAATTGTTTTCCTTGCTTTTGAATCATCTAGAGACAGAGCTGCGTTCCATTTTCACTAGCTCCCTCTAGACTTGAGGGCAGGCAGTTCATTCTGCCTGCTACATCTGTGTCGTCCCCCAAACCCCACTCCCAGCAACCGAAATTTCCTGACAAATACCTCCTGTTGTTCCCAGCCGAATGCCTTCCGGTGAGCTTGGCGTGAACACCCTTGCCTAGGCCTACATGGCCTTTTAGGATTATTTCAAGATCCGGCCCTGGGATCTTGTCTTGGATCGCCCTCCCCCATTATTCCTTGAATGTCTTCTCCTTTTCAGAAACCTGTCAAAACTGGACTTGGCTTCCAGACTATTGTACTGGGGGCAGGGACGTGCTTTGCCCGCATCTTGCCTGGTAGCACTAAAACCATCCATTGACCAACACTGCCTTGTTAATTTACACCGAGGTGGCGGCCAGGCAAGATCAGAGAAGGGGACGCCTGGGAGGCCACAATTTCCCACAGTGCTGCTGGAAACCGTGAACACTACCGTCTCTGTGCCTTGTGCGCACAACGGGGTGACCTTGGGTCCTTTCCCAGTGTCTCTGCCCAGGAAACGGACGTAACGGTACCTACTTAGTCTTGGGAGAATTAAGCGAGAAACAGCCCCAGAGGGCCGAGGCCGGCGCGCACCGGGGACTCTTCCGGCGCCCTCGAGGCGCGGCATCCCGCTACCCGTCTCGTGCGAGCGCCCCACGGCGTTCAGGGCCCGCCGACCCGGGGGCGCAGCAGCGGGGTTCGCAGGGTGCGAGTACGTTAGGCCAAAAGCGGGGTACAGGACTGAGACCCGAGCACTGGGACCCTGCGCGGTCGGGGCCCAAGGCCCAACAGCGGCAGGTAAGGGCAAGTGGAGGCACACACGGTCTGGACGTGCTCCAGGAGCCGCGGGGGTGCCTTCGGGGATGTTAAGTCCGCAGCAGCCCCCAGGAGGCCGAGGGTGACAGGCTCGCTTTGGGAGAAAGGGAGTACACGCGGCGCGAGGGCGGAAACCGCCTGTCCCTTAAAGTTGCCTAGGAGCGCGGATAACAAGCTGTGGTAGGGATAGGAAAACAGTCACCTTCTTACAACCCAAAGCCTGGGACTACCAAGCTAGCTGCCCCTACGCGGAGCTGACTGCCGCCATTCCCCTCCCCCCTCTAGTGGGTAAAGCGAGAACGGTTTGAAGAAGGCGCATGCGCAGGAAACAATGCTAACCGGCGAAGGCTCGTTTAATAATCGCGGGAAGGCGCAGGCGCAGAAATGCCTGGCGAGTTAATGGCGGTGAAGAGGTTGATCACAAATCGCGGGCGCATAATAACTTGCTGGCAGGAGGAAGGCCGGCTCAGAAAGTTACGCATGCGTTCGATCTTCGTGTGACGCAAGTGGGCGGTGCGGGTACCTGGTTGCGCGTGCGCAGAAGTTGTTCAAAAAGGCCATATTTAGGTTGCGCAGGCGCCTACTGGCCATTTCTTTTCAGCCACGCCAAAGTGGTTGGTGTAGGTGGGTGTTTGTCGTCTGTCTTTGGCGCCCGATGGCCCCCGAGGATGCTATTTTTTGCGAGGATTGCTTACCCCCAGCCCTCTGCAAAGCCTGGGGGTCCTTGGCAAGATGTGGGCTGCCGCTCGGAGCCAGGAGTGGCTCGCCGAGTCGTGGCGGGGCCGCGAGGCCTGTAGGCCGCGCCGACTCTATTGTGTGAGATGTCGGAGGAGGAGCGGAAGCGGCCGCCGCCATTTCCTTGTCTCCACGCTGGCGCTAGCCCGGGGCCCTCTAAGCTTGGGTCTCCGGGGCCTGGTTCCCAGAGAGGCTTCAGGGGCATGACCGCCGGATAGGGGGGTGTCGGGTGTTGGGAGTCGCCGGGGTTGGGCGTCTCGACACGGTCTCGGTATTACCGGGGTGCTGCGGGCCGGCGGGGCGTCTCGAGGGCGGAGGGCAGCTTCATTTTAACATTACCCGGGGACGACCCCATTCCCGCTTTGCAGTCTGTTTGAACGCGAGGAACCAGTTGGAGACGATGATGTTGGGCACGGAAGGCGGAGAAGGGTTCGTGGTGAAGGTCCGGGGTTTGCCCTGGTCTTGTTCGGCCGACGAAGTACAGCGTTTTTTTTCTGGTGAGTTTGAAGCAGAGGCGGGAGTTTTTCGGCCGAGGCCTCCGGGGCGGGCAGGCCGGCGGGCGGGGAGAggcggcgggcgcggggcggGCCGGCCCGGGGCGCCCCCTGGCGGAGCGCGGGCGGCAGCCGTTCCCACAGGGCTGCTTGCTCTGGGCCGGCGGCTGTTACGCAATGGAAATTGCGAAAGCCCCGCCCGCCGGCCCTCTTGGGGGAGTGCGGGCCTCTGGGCAGATAATTTAATTGCTAGTTTTGTCTGTGgaagtcttttgtttttttaaacaatttttaaaaggtattattaatatacactcttaggaaggtttcacaagaaaaccaatgtggtaactacattcgcccatattatcgAGTTTTGGAAGTCTTTTCGAAAGGATAAATGCGACCCCCATCTTGAGAAAATTGCCCAGTAGCTGGGCAAGTAACCATTTTGCAAAATCTTCAAAGTGTAACCGttgtcaaaagttaaaaaatgtcATTAATTTCAGACAGTTTTCCTAATCAAGAGTGGTAATTAAAGAGTTCTTGCTCATCTAGTTCTTGAACTGGCTCACTGaacagatggggacactgaagcCCAGGGAAGTCTACTTGTTGCCTATGTAGTTTTTTTCCAGTATGTAGGTTTCCTGAAAATTTGCACCCAAATGTCGTTGTTCTCATTGTTAGGGTAAGATTAGACTGATAAATATTTGGAGGAAATTACAGGTTTTGGAAGGACATTTGTAGCATTGACTTACCTGAATTTAGCGTTGGGAACAGAAAACGACCTGTAAAGCAAGAACCAAGTACACTGGAACCCACCTGACAATGGGCAAGACTGGGTTTGACTTTAACTGCAACTGGGAGCATTTTAGCTTGATAACACTGACCCCCTTCAGGTGAGTAATGGCCCTGCAATTTGGATTCCAAGGAGAAATTGTAACGTTGCTGCCAGTAAGGTAAAACCGTCAAATGCCTAGAACCAAAATTCGAAATTGCGTTTAGAAAACCTAATGAAAATCACAAGGTCCACACTTGACTTTGCTAAATTAATAAGGATGTTTAATTGGAGACACTTTGGTGGCAAGGACTTAAGAGAGAACTTTAAGAGACTGGTTTGAATACTGGATATTCATGATGGATTGGGAATATGGGGAATAACAAAGTTTGAGCAGGAGAGGACAATTgcctacttaacagagaaaaccTTAAGAATTGGTATATCTTGGTCATTTTGAGCTTTGCAGATGATCTGCTTTGTAGTGGGGACATTAAGCATTTCCTCTGTATCAACCAgaggtgatttttaattttattatgtattgacagttgttttcttttcagaCTGCAAAATTCAAAATGGGGCTCAAGGTATTCGTTTCATCTACACCAGAGAAGGCAGACCGAGTGGCGAGGCTTTTGTTGAACTTGAATCAGAAGATGAAGTCAAATTGGCCctgaaaaaagacagagaaactaTGGGACACAGATATGTTGAAGGTTTGATTTACATTGCCCTAGTAACAGTAAATATTAAACACATAGAGATGTATTTTACCCCTTCTGAATTTTAGGTATTTGACCGCATGGAAATGGTCATCTAAGGGAGTTTATGGCAGCTCTTCCTAGATTATCTAAAGACCCAGGAAGTCTGAACTTTTTTCTCTAACTTTCCAAAATTGACTAATTCTAAGCACCTCTTTCAGTATTCAAGTCAAACAACGTTGAAATGGATTGGGTGTTGAAGCATACTGGTCCAAATAGTCCTGACACGGCCAATGATGGCTTTGTACGACTTAGAGGACTCCCCTTTGGATGTAGCAAGGAAGAAATTGTTCAGTTCTTCTCAGGTATGTAGTCGTGTTCATTCCTGAGCAGTGAGTTCTGGCTAGCTTCTGGCAACATTTAATAGACCTCAAAGTCGGAGTAGGTTAGATTATTTAAACAAGTTTTGAGTATATGCACATGaattaatgttttcttcttcctggagACCTTCAAATAATTTAAGCCCATCTTAAAGGTGGAAATGAAATACTTCCAAAATGTTAACTCTTTGCCTATATTTAGTATTGTAGTTTAGAGTAAGTCTTTGAGGATTATCCTCAACAACTTAACTGCTTTCCTCACAATGCTGTTAAAGTACTTCAAGTTTAAAGGTAAGATCCCTTAATAATAGATTAGTTTGACTTAGGTGGCTTTAATTATTACAAGTGTCTGTGCTGTAAGACACACTGGGTCATTAGACCAGAAATGTCTCTAAAGGTCTAATTCtgtttatgcaaaaaaaaaaactattacgGAAGCAAGTGGTTTAGCGAGGTAATGATTAACTTCTGAAAGTCATTCTACTGTAAGAGTAGGTTGAACATAGTTTCAGTAATTTGAAACAGGATGAAACTGTTCTGGGCCTAAAGTATTTGAATGTTTTTATGCTGAAGAGCCTATAATTGCATGTTTAGCAGAATGTTAGATCATGTATTTAAATACTATTAATATTTGTGATGTGATAAACGAATTAAATCCTTTCATGGTTCAGTGTAGTATGTATGAAAATCCTCATTAATAGATAACTATCAACTCCTAAATATTTGCCAGAATTTTTGAAGTCGTCTGTTTTGATTGTTTTTGTCTAAATTGGTGAGAATTGAATGCTATCTGTCAACGTTAAATATGAACATAATTTCATATCTTCTAGGAAAGTGCTTTAAGTCCTTTTTGTAAGCTTGGGAATGTATCCACGGAAAGGATTTTTCATAGACGGAATTTCCAGAAGTGAATCATAACTACTGTTAGAGAATAAGAGTGCATGATTGTGCTGTGTAGATCAGTTATTTGTTGAAAGTTTAGATTGTATGTTTGTCAATTATATGACATTACGCTTTGTTTCaatttgtatataaaatgtttaaatgtgtaaattattttttaattgaagttccACTAAAAACATTGAAATATACAATGAGGTAAAAGGTGTTTTGAATTTAGTAAAACTGTTGTATTTAATGCTTGAACTTTATTAAATTCTTCTGTAATTCTCAACATTAAGTTACATAGATAAGAGTGTTAATTGTTGAATTCTTAATGCATCCTGTGTTGaagttcttttttatatatactgtGCCATGGGGTGTGTTAAGAATTAATACTTTGTAATAATGGAACTTCATATTACTGCAATGCATATTTAAAGAGTACTTGTTGAAAGCATACCGTTCACCTAAAGTTAAAATTCTGGTTTATTTAAAGCTATAAGAAGAATCATTTCTGGGCTTGTGATGTTAATATTGCCCCCCTACTGGGGTTATTTGTCCTTGGGTTGAAGGGTTGGAAATCGTGCCAAATGGGATAACATTGCCGGTGGACTTCCAGGGGAGGAGTACGGGGGAGGCCTTCGTGCAGTTTGCTTCACAGGAAATAGCTGAAAAGGCTctaaagaaacacaaggaaagaATAGGGCACAGGTGGGGATGGATGGTTGGTTGGATTTGTCACTTTTCTTATGGTAAACAATTAAATCCATATTCTCTCTGCTTAGAAGGAGGAAATTAATGGATTTCCTAGTCCTAGTTGATTGATGTTCTGccagttttaaaaacaattctatgCCAAAGTCCATGATGCATTGAGATTAAATTTTAGGTTTAAAAATTGTCCCCAGTTAATTTGGTCTACTCTACAATTTCCTAAGATTCCTAATTAACCCCAATTGGTGGAGTTGAGAGACTATGGCTTTAAAAAGTTAGTGCAAACCTGGCTTTAGCTGTAATAACACCCACCTAGTAAATTAATATTACCATAAGAAAATGTGATACTTTCTGATCTTGTTTTTAAAGTTGAAATGCAACAAACTTTTTCTTGCTGTTATAAATATTCTGCATATGTATTAATAAGCATAGCTTTCAAGAAATTGTCACAAAAGGTTTTATTCTCTTTGCTTGTGACTATTTTTCATTGAAGCATGCGCTTACCTATGCTGATTCCTACTAAAAGCATAGGCTGGGGTATTGGCGAAAGGAAATGTGTAGTGTGGGCTAGACTGTTGGTGGAGGCTGGCTTTTTAGCCCACTTGCTATACATGCTGCCCATGGATTTAAGACATGAAATGTTGACAGTTGAGTGGAATTCTTTCCCTCCTGAAACTGAAACACAGTACTCCTCTGTTACCCCTAAGGTCGGGCTCTGCCTTAGAGGAGATTTTTTTCTATAACGTTTACATTAAGTAATCTTAAAATTGAGTGATTATCTGGTCATTGCCTATGCAAATATAAGAAATCTGGCTTTAATTATTAGTCAGTTTCATGGCTATGACTACATTGTTTTCTTGTGTAACTGAGTGTCTGTATGAAATGAACTAAAGttttctctcccccaccccttcccttgtGAACAATGCTTTAGGTATATCGAAATCTTTAAGAGCAGTCGAGCTGAAGTTAGAACTCACTATGATCCACCACGAAAGCTCATGGCCATGCAGCGGCCAGGTCCCTATGACAGACCTGGAGCTGGCAGAGGGTATAACAGCATTGGCAGGGGAGCTGGCTTTGAAAGGATGAGGCGTGGTGCTTACGGTGGAGGTATGTGAAGGATGCGCAGGGGTCACGAGGTCTGCTCCTTGGGTGTTTCGTTGGATTGATGATACTTTGTCTTTCAGGTTATGGAGGCTATGATGATTACAATGGCTATAATGATGGCTATGGATTTGGGTCAGATAGATTTGGAAGAGGTAAGGTAAGAATTGAATATCTCAACTGAAGGATACTTACACTCTTGTCAATGTAGACCTTAATTACTGTTTTTCAGGAATGTCTGATCACAGATATGGGGATGGTGGCTCTACTT includes:
- the HNRNPH1 gene encoding heterogeneous nuclear ribonucleoprotein H isoform X2; the protein is MMLGTEGGEGFVVKVRGLPWSCSADEVQRFFSDCKIQNGAQGIRFIYTREGRPSGEAFVELESEDEVKLALKKDRETMGHRYVEVFKSNNVEMDWVLKHTGPNSPDTANDGFVRLRGLPFGCSKEEIVQFFSGLEIVPNGITLPVDFQGRSTGEAFVQFASQEIAEKALKKHKERIGHRYIEIFKSSRAEVRTHYDPPRKLMAMQRPGPYDRPGAGRGYNSIGRGAGFERMRRGAYGGGYGGYDDYNGYNDGYGFGSDRFGRDLNYCFSGMSDHRYGDGGSTFQSTTGHCVHMRGLPYRATENDIYNFFSPLNPVRVHIEIGPDGRVTGEADVEFATHEDAVAAMSKDKANMQHRYVELFLNSTAGASGGAYEHRYVELFLNSTAGASGGAYGSQMMGGMGLSNQSSYGGPASQQLSGGYGGGYGGQSSMSGYGTQGAVNSSYYSSGSRASVEVNGAGGMAAGMSSMSGGWGM
- the HNRNPH1 gene encoding heterogeneous nuclear ribonucleoprotein H isoform X1; its protein translation is MMLGTEGGEGFVVKVRGLPWSCSADEVQRFFSDCKIQNGAQGIRFIYTREGRPSGEAFVELESEDEVKLALKKDRETMGHRYVEVFKSNNVEMDWVLKHTGPNSPDTANDGFVRLRGLPFGCSKEEIVQFFSGLEIVPNGITLPVDFQGRSTGEAFVQFASQEIAEKALKKHKERIGHRYIEIFKSSRAEVRTHYDPPRKLMAMQRPGPYDRPGAGRGYNSIGRGAGFERMRRGAYGGGYGGYDDYNGYNDGYGFGSDRFGRDLNYCFSGMSDHRYGDGGSTFQSTTGHCVHMRGLPYRATENDIYNFFSPLNPVRVHIEIGPDGRVTGEADVEFATHEDAVAAMSKDKANMQHRYVELFLNSTAGASGGAYGSQMLEEHRYVELFLNSTAGASGGAYGSQMMGGMGLSNQSSYGGPASQQLSGGYGGGYGGQSSMSGYGTQGAVNSSYYSSGSRASVEVNGAGGMAAGMSSMSGGWGM
- the HNRNPH1 gene encoding heterogeneous nuclear ribonucleoprotein H isoform X5; translation: MMLGTEGGEGFVVKVRGLPWSCSADEVQRFFSDCKIQNGAQGIRFIYTREGRPSGEAFVELESEDEVKLALKKDRETMGHRYVEVFKSNNVEMDWVLKHTGPNSPDTANDGFVRLRGLPFGCSKEEIVQFFSGLEIVPNGITLPVDFQGRSTGEAFVQFASQEIAEKALKKHKERIGHRYIEIFKSSRAEVRTHYDPPRKLMAMQRPGPYDRPGAGRGYNSIGRGAGFERMRRGAYGGGYGGYDDYNGYNDGYGFGSDRFGRDLNYCFSGMSDHRYGDGGSTFQSTTGHCVHMRGLPYRATENDIYNFFSPLNPVRVHIEIGPDGRVTGEADVEFATHEDAVAAMSKDKANMQHRYVELFLNSTAGASGGAYGSQMLEGMSL
- the HNRNPH1 gene encoding heterogeneous nuclear ribonucleoprotein H isoform X4; the protein is MMLGTEGGEGFVVKVRGLPWSCSADEVQRFFSDCKIQNGAQGIRFIYTREGRPSGEAFVELESEDEVKLALKKDRETMGHRYVEVFKSNNVEMDWVLKHTGPNSPDTANDGFVRLRGLPFGCSKEEIVQFFSGLEIVPNGITLPVDFQGRSTGEAFVQFASQEIAEKALKKHKERIGHRYIEIFKSSRAEVRTHYDPPRKLMAMQRPGPYDRPGAGRGYNSIGRGAGFERMRRGAYGGGYGGYDDYNGYNDGYGFGSDRFGRDLNYCFSGMSDHRYGDGGSTFQSTTGHCVHMRGLPYRATENDIYNFFSPLNPVRVHIEIGPDGRVTGEADVEFATHEDAVAAMSKDKANMQHRYVELFLNSTAGASGGAYEHRYVELFLNSTAGASGGAYGSQMMGGMGLSNQSSYGGPASQQLSGGYGGGYGGQSSMSGYDQVLQENSSDFQSNIA
- the HNRNPH1 gene encoding heterogeneous nuclear ribonucleoprotein H isoform X3, with amino-acid sequence MMLGTEGGEGFVVKVRGLPWSCSADEVQRFFSDCKIQNGAQGIRFIYTREGRPSGEAFVELESEDEVKLALKKDRETMGHRYVEVFKSNNVEMDWVLKHTGPNSPDTANDGFVRLRGLPFGCSKEEIVQFFSGLEIVPNGITLPVDFQGRSTGEAFVQFASQEIAEKALKKHKERIGHRYIEIFKSSRAEVRTHYDPPRKLMAMQRPGPYDRPGAGRGYNSIGRGAGFERMRRGAYGGGYGGYDDYNGYNDGYGFGSDRFGRDLNYCFSGMSDHRYGDGGSTFQSTTGHCVHMRGLPYRATENDIYNFFSPLNPVRVHIEIGPDGRVTGEADVEFATHEDAVAAMSKDKANMQHRYVELFLNSTAGASGGAYGSQMLEEHRYVELFLNSTAGASGGAYGSQMMGGMGLSNQSSYGGPASQQLSGGYGGGYGGQSSMSGYDQVLQENSSDFQSNIA